In Microtus ochrogaster isolate Prairie Vole_2 chromosome 4, MicOch1.0, whole genome shotgun sequence, one genomic interval encodes:
- the Terf2 gene encoding telomeric repeat-binding factor 2 isoform X3 yields the protein MAAGAGTAGSASGPGVVRDPMASQPRKRPSREGGEGARRSGTMAGGGGSSDSGGRAAGRRASRSGGRARRGRHEPGLGGATERGAGETRLEEAVNRWVLKFYFHEALRAFRSSRYGDFRQIRDIMQALLVRPLGKEHTVSRLLRVMQCLSRIEEGENLDCSFDMEAELTPLESAINVLEMIKTEFTLTEAVVESSRKLVKKAAVIICIKNKEFEKASKILKKYMSKDPTTQKLRTDLLNIIREKNLAHPVIQNFSYETFQQKMLRFLESHLDDTEPYLLTMAKKALKSESAASSAAKEEKQPVPEAVDKPLREPSRQPRDPPTTIGIGTLRAAFKALSTAQDSEAAFAKLDQKDLVLPNLPSPSSPTHKNKRPRKDENENSALTEEYPKTSGTVLTGLKKRKFGWKRTSCLTFRNQMKKSQSV from the exons ATGGCCGCGGGAGCCGGGACAGCGGGCTCTGCTTCCGGCCCGGGCGTTGTGCGTGACCCGATGGCGTCACAGCCAAGGAAACGGCCCAGTCGGGAGGGCGGGGAGGGCGCACGGCGATCAGGCACGATGGCGGGAGGAGGCGGGAGCAGCGACAGCGGCGGGCGGGCGGCAGGCCGGCGGGCATCGCGCAGTGGCGGGCGGGCTCGACGGGGGCGGCACGAGCCGGGTCTGGGAGGCGCGACGGAGCGGGGCGCGGGGGAAACGCGGCTGGAGGAGGCAGTCAACCGCTGGGTGCTCAAGTTCTACTTCCACGAGGCGCTGCGGGCCTTTCGGAGTAGCCGGTACGGGGACTTCAGGCAGATCCGGGACATCATGCAGG CGTTGCTTGTCAGGCCCTTGGGGAAGGAGCATACGGTGTCCCGGTTGCTGCGAGTTATGCAGTGCCTGTCGCGCATTGAAGAAGGGGAAAATTTAG ACTGCTCCTTTGATATGGAGGCTGAGCTCACACCCCTGGAATCAGCTATCAATGTCCTGGAGATGATTAAAACAGAATTTACACTGACAGAAGCAGTGGTCGAATCCAGTAGAAAACTGGTCAAAAAGGCT GCTGTCATTATttgtatcaaaaacaaagaatttgaaaaggcttcaaaaattttgaaaaaatacatGTCCAAGGACCCTACAACTCAG AAGCTAAGAACTGATCTCCTGAACATTATCCGAGAAAAAAACTTGGCCCACCCTGTTATCCAGAACTTTTCCTATGAGACCTTCCAGCAGAAGATGTTGCGTTTCCTGGAGAGCCACCTGGATGACACAGAGCCCTACCTCCTCACG ATGGCCAAAAAGGCTTTGAAATCCGAATCTGCTGCTTCAAGTGCTGCAAaggaggaaaagcagccagtcccagaggCAGTGGACAAGCCACTAAGAGAGCCTTCAAG ACAGCCTCGGGACCCTCCGACCACCATTGGGATCGGGACTCTAAGAGCAGCTTTCAAAGCTCTGTCCACTGCACAAGACTCAGAAGCAGCTTTTGCAAAACTGGACCAGAAAGACCTGGTACTTCCTAATCTACCATCCCCGTCATCACCAACCCACAAAAACAAGAGACCCaggaaagatgaaaatgaaaactcagcTCTCACTGAGG AGTATCCAAAGACAAGTGGAACGGTCCTAACGGGcttgaagaaaaggaaatttggGTGGAAGAGGACCAGCTGTTTGACGTTCAGG AACCAAATGAAGAAAAGTCAGTCAGTTTAA
- the Terf2 gene encoding telomeric repeat-binding factor 2 isoform X2: protein MAAGAGTAGSASGPGVVRDPMASQPRKRPSREGGEGARRSGTMAGGGGSSDSGGRAAGRRASRSGGRARRGRHEPGLGGATERGAGETRLEEAVNRWVLKFYFHEALRAFRSSRYGDFRQIRDIMQALLVRPLGKEHTVSRLLRVMQCLSRIEEGENLDCSFDMEAELTPLESAINVLEMIKTEFTLTEAVVESSRKLVKKAKLRTDLLNIIREKNLAHPVIQNFSYETFQQKMLRFLESHLDDTEPYLLTMAKKALKSESAASSAAKEEKQPVPEAVDKPLREPSRQPRDPPTTIGIGTLRAAFKALSTAQDSEAAFAKLDQKDLVLPNLPSPSSPTHKNKRPRKDENENSALTEGEGGSELQPKSNRMTISRLVLEEDSQNSEASPGLHSSPEPMSASPSKSRALNQPHTGEKNPKVSKDKWNGPNGLEEKEIWVEEDQLFDVQEPNEEKSVSLTRKQKWTVEESEWVKAGVQKYGEGNWAAISKNYPFINRTAVMIKDRWRTMKKLGMN from the exons ATGGCCGCGGGAGCCGGGACAGCGGGCTCTGCTTCCGGCCCGGGCGTTGTGCGTGACCCGATGGCGTCACAGCCAAGGAAACGGCCCAGTCGGGAGGGCGGGGAGGGCGCACGGCGATCAGGCACGATGGCGGGAGGAGGCGGGAGCAGCGACAGCGGCGGGCGGGCGGCAGGCCGGCGGGCATCGCGCAGTGGCGGGCGGGCTCGACGGGGGCGGCACGAGCCGGGTCTGGGAGGCGCGACGGAGCGGGGCGCGGGGGAAACGCGGCTGGAGGAGGCAGTCAACCGCTGGGTGCTCAAGTTCTACTTCCACGAGGCGCTGCGGGCCTTTCGGAGTAGCCGGTACGGGGACTTCAGGCAGATCCGGGACATCATGCAGG CGTTGCTTGTCAGGCCCTTGGGGAAGGAGCATACGGTGTCCCGGTTGCTGCGAGTTATGCAGTGCCTGTCGCGCATTGAAGAAGGGGAAAATTTAG ACTGCTCCTTTGATATGGAGGCTGAGCTCACACCCCTGGAATCAGCTATCAATGTCCTGGAGATGATTAAAACAGAATTTACACTGACAGAAGCAGTGGTCGAATCCAGTAGAAAACTGGTCAAAAAGGCT AAGCTAAGAACTGATCTCCTGAACATTATCCGAGAAAAAAACTTGGCCCACCCTGTTATCCAGAACTTTTCCTATGAGACCTTCCAGCAGAAGATGTTGCGTTTCCTGGAGAGCCACCTGGATGACACAGAGCCCTACCTCCTCACG ATGGCCAAAAAGGCTTTGAAATCCGAATCTGCTGCTTCAAGTGCTGCAAaggaggaaaagcagccagtcccagaggCAGTGGACAAGCCACTAAGAGAGCCTTCAAG ACAGCCTCGGGACCCTCCGACCACCATTGGGATCGGGACTCTAAGAGCAGCTTTCAAAGCTCTGTCCACTGCACAAGACTCAGAAGCAGCTTTTGCAAAACTGGACCAGAAAGACCTGGTACTTCCTAATCTACCATCCCCGTCATCACCAACCCACAAAAACAAGAGACCCaggaaagatgaaaatgaaaactcagcTCTCACTGAGGGTGAGGGAGGCTCAGAACTGCAGCCCAAGAGCAATCGCATGACAATAAGCAGATTGGTTTTGGAGGAGGACAGCCAGAattctgaggccagcccaggcctCCACTCCTCCCCGGAGCCCATGTCGGCATCACCATCCAAGTCCAGAGCTCTCAACCAACCCCATACAGGGGAGAAGAATCCCAA AGTATCCAAAGACAAGTGGAACGGTCCTAACGGGcttgaagaaaaggaaatttggGTGGAAGAGGACCAGCTGTTTGACGTTCAGG AACCAAATGAAGAAAAGTCAGTCAGTTTAACAAGAAAGCAG AAGTGGACCGTGGAAGAGAGCGAGTGGGTGAAGGCCGGAGTGCAGAAGTACGGGGAAGGAAACTGGGCCGCCATTTCTAAAAACTACCCCTTTATCAACCGAACAGCTGTGATGATTAAAGACCGCTGGAGGACCATGAAGAAACTTGGCATGAACTGA
- the Terf2 gene encoding telomeric repeat-binding factor 2 isoform X1, whose product MAAGAGTAGSASGPGVVRDPMASQPRKRPSREGGEGARRSGTMAGGGGSSDSGGRAAGRRASRSGGRARRGRHEPGLGGATERGAGETRLEEAVNRWVLKFYFHEALRAFRSSRYGDFRQIRDIMQALLVRPLGKEHTVSRLLRVMQCLSRIEEGENLDCSFDMEAELTPLESAINVLEMIKTEFTLTEAVVESSRKLVKKAAVIICIKNKEFEKASKILKKYMSKDPTTQKLRTDLLNIIREKNLAHPVIQNFSYETFQQKMLRFLESHLDDTEPYLLTMAKKALKSESAASSAAKEEKQPVPEAVDKPLREPSRQPRDPPTTIGIGTLRAAFKALSTAQDSEAAFAKLDQKDLVLPNLPSPSSPTHKNKRPRKDENENSALTEGEGGSELQPKSNRMTISRLVLEEDSQNSEASPGLHSSPEPMSASPSKSRALNQPHTGEKNPKVSKDKWNGPNGLEEKEIWVEEDQLFDVQEPNEEKSVSLTRKQKWTVEESEWVKAGVQKYGEGNWAAISKNYPFINRTAVMIKDRWRTMKKLGMN is encoded by the exons ATGGCCGCGGGAGCCGGGACAGCGGGCTCTGCTTCCGGCCCGGGCGTTGTGCGTGACCCGATGGCGTCACAGCCAAGGAAACGGCCCAGTCGGGAGGGCGGGGAGGGCGCACGGCGATCAGGCACGATGGCGGGAGGAGGCGGGAGCAGCGACAGCGGCGGGCGGGCGGCAGGCCGGCGGGCATCGCGCAGTGGCGGGCGGGCTCGACGGGGGCGGCACGAGCCGGGTCTGGGAGGCGCGACGGAGCGGGGCGCGGGGGAAACGCGGCTGGAGGAGGCAGTCAACCGCTGGGTGCTCAAGTTCTACTTCCACGAGGCGCTGCGGGCCTTTCGGAGTAGCCGGTACGGGGACTTCAGGCAGATCCGGGACATCATGCAGG CGTTGCTTGTCAGGCCCTTGGGGAAGGAGCATACGGTGTCCCGGTTGCTGCGAGTTATGCAGTGCCTGTCGCGCATTGAAGAAGGGGAAAATTTAG ACTGCTCCTTTGATATGGAGGCTGAGCTCACACCCCTGGAATCAGCTATCAATGTCCTGGAGATGATTAAAACAGAATTTACACTGACAGAAGCAGTGGTCGAATCCAGTAGAAAACTGGTCAAAAAGGCT GCTGTCATTATttgtatcaaaaacaaagaatttgaaaaggcttcaaaaattttgaaaaaatacatGTCCAAGGACCCTACAACTCAG AAGCTAAGAACTGATCTCCTGAACATTATCCGAGAAAAAAACTTGGCCCACCCTGTTATCCAGAACTTTTCCTATGAGACCTTCCAGCAGAAGATGTTGCGTTTCCTGGAGAGCCACCTGGATGACACAGAGCCCTACCTCCTCACG ATGGCCAAAAAGGCTTTGAAATCCGAATCTGCTGCTTCAAGTGCTGCAAaggaggaaaagcagccagtcccagaggCAGTGGACAAGCCACTAAGAGAGCCTTCAAG ACAGCCTCGGGACCCTCCGACCACCATTGGGATCGGGACTCTAAGAGCAGCTTTCAAAGCTCTGTCCACTGCACAAGACTCAGAAGCAGCTTTTGCAAAACTGGACCAGAAAGACCTGGTACTTCCTAATCTACCATCCCCGTCATCACCAACCCACAAAAACAAGAGACCCaggaaagatgaaaatgaaaactcagcTCTCACTGAGGGTGAGGGAGGCTCAGAACTGCAGCCCAAGAGCAATCGCATGACAATAAGCAGATTGGTTTTGGAGGAGGACAGCCAGAattctgaggccagcccaggcctCCACTCCTCCCCGGAGCCCATGTCGGCATCACCATCCAAGTCCAGAGCTCTCAACCAACCCCATACAGGGGAGAAGAATCCCAA AGTATCCAAAGACAAGTGGAACGGTCCTAACGGGcttgaagaaaaggaaatttggGTGGAAGAGGACCAGCTGTTTGACGTTCAGG AACCAAATGAAGAAAAGTCAGTCAGTTTAACAAGAAAGCAG AAGTGGACCGTGGAAGAGAGCGAGTGGGTGAAGGCCGGAGTGCAGAAGTACGGGGAAGGAAACTGGGCCGCCATTTCTAAAAACTACCCCTTTATCAACCGAACAGCTGTGATGATTAAAGACCGCTGGAGGACCATGAAGAAACTTGGCATGAACTGA